One Jannaschia sp. GRR-S6-38 genomic window carries:
- a CDS encoding SHOCT domain-containing protein, whose protein sequence is MAQADPGDGRYYDHHSMMGWGGWFYGPVMMLLFFALLVGAVVLVARLLGSDTLRDGAQQEDRAHAILRERFAKGEITKEEFDTSRKALDGEAS, encoded by the coding sequence GTGGCACAAGCCGATCCGGGCGACGGGCGATACTATGACCACCACAGCATGATGGGATGGGGCGGCTGGTTCTACGGGCCGGTCATGATGCTTCTGTTCTTCGCGCTCCTCGTCGGTGCGGTGGTCCTTGTGGCGCGCCTGCTCGGGTCGGACACCCTGAGAGATGGCGCGCAGCAGGAGGACCGCGCCCACGCGATTCTGCGAGAGCGTTTCGCTAAGGGCGAAATCACTAAGGAGGAGTTCGACACGTCGCGGAAGGCGCTGGACGGAGAGGCGTCATGA
- the cueR gene encoding Cu(I)-responsive transcriptional regulator has translation MNIGQVSEASGLPAKTSRYYEDIDLVRPARGANGYRDFSDRDAHKLAFLARARSLGFSIEECRALLSLYEDRDRASADVKQVATEHLERIARKIEELEAMRETLQTLVARCHGDDRPDCPILDDLAGEKTATA, from the coding sequence ATGAACATCGGCCAGGTCTCGGAAGCCAGCGGTCTGCCTGCCAAGACGAGCCGATACTACGAGGACATCGACCTCGTGCGGCCTGCGCGTGGCGCCAACGGCTACCGCGACTTCTCGGACCGTGACGCTCACAAGCTGGCCTTCCTCGCTCGCGCGCGATCGCTCGGCTTCTCGATCGAAGAATGCCGGGCGCTCCTATCGCTCTACGAAGATCGAGACCGGGCCAGCGCCGACGTAAAGCAGGTTGCCACCGAACATCTCGAGCGGATCGCACGGAAGATCGAAGAACTCGAAGCCATGCGAGAAACGCTTCAAACGCTAGTGGCGCGGTGTCATGGCGACGACCGCCCGGACTGCCCCATCCTCGACGATCTTGCCGGCGAGAAGACAGCGACCGCATGA
- a CDS encoding cytochrome c, translated as MNTRIVACGFVGLAVVAFVGWQIIPSTGDDANDTDLASLNLPDLTPEQEDGRVLFDANCAACHGENAAGSDQGPPLVHHIYEPGHHGDMAFVLAAKQGVRAHHWRFGNMPAVEGVRDEDVLRITAYVRALQRANGIN; from the coding sequence ATGAACACGCGTATCGTCGCATGTGGGTTCGTGGGTCTCGCGGTCGTCGCCTTCGTTGGCTGGCAGATTATTCCCTCCACGGGAGACGACGCGAACGACACAGACCTAGCCTCTCTGAACTTACCGGACCTGACACCGGAGCAGGAAGACGGGCGAGTGCTCTTCGATGCGAATTGCGCAGCCTGTCACGGCGAGAACGCGGCGGGTTCCGACCAGGGACCGCCGCTCGTTCATCACATCTACGAGCCGGGCCATCATGGCGACATGGCGTTCGTTCTCGCGGCAAAGCAGGGTGTCCGGGCGCATCACTGGCGGTTCGGTAACATGCCGGCCGTCGAGGGAGTGCGCGATGAGGATGTCTTGCGGATCACCGCCTATGTCCGCGCGCTTCAGCGCGCGAACGGAATAAATTGA
- a CDS encoding heavy metal translocating P-type ATPase yields MSDTALDADTITRDPVCGMTVDPEAGKPIASHDGHVYHFCHDGCRAKFEADPEAYIQADDPVCGMTVNRATARHMAKHAGERFYFCSGRCKEKFEAAPDDYLGDRPASEPMPEGTLYTCPMDPEIVQEGPGDCPICGMALEPMMPSADAGPNPELIDFRRRLWIGAPLALAVLVLEMGGMLGLPWADWFGGTAVRWLQFLLATPVVVWVGQPFFKRGWSSIVTGNLNMWTLIAIGTGAAYGFSLVSLLLPGIFPAALQDHHGPPLYFEAAAVILILVLVGQVMELTARDRTGDAIRALMDLAPKTARRVTDAGEEDVPLDAVKAGDRLRVRPGESVPVDGTVADGRSSVDESMITGEPVPVEKTEGDAVTGGTLNKTGSFVMTAEAVGSDTLLSRIVAMVAQAQRSRAPIQALADQVAGYFVPAVIGIAILAFILWLAFGPSPALGYAVVAAVSVLIIACPCALGLATPMSIMVATGRGAQAGVLIRDAEALERFAKVDVLVVDKTGTLTEGRPSLTDVIALGDHDETRVLALAAALERGSEHPLAEAILAGAEERGAPHLEATDFDAVTGKGVRGSVDGATVALGNARLMDDFGIDLAEVESRIAGLQNDGKTAMLLGVDGQLAGIVAVADRIKETTAGAIRDLHKAGLRIVMATGDSQRTAEAVARELGIDEVRAGVSPEDKAALIEELKGNGLSVAMAGDGVNDAPALAAADVGIAMGTGADVAVESAGVTLVKGDLRGIVRARVLAQATMRNIRENLFFAFVYNSAGVPVAAGILFPFFGVLLSPMVAAAAMSLSSVSVIGNSLRLRGIKL; encoded by the coding sequence ATGTCCGACACAGCGCTCGACGCCGACACGATCACCCGCGACCCGGTCTGCGGCATGACGGTGGACCCGGAAGCGGGCAAACCGATCGCCTCGCACGACGGTCACGTCTACCACTTCTGTCACGATGGCTGCCGCGCGAAGTTCGAAGCCGATCCGGAGGCCTATATCCAAGCTGACGACCCGGTCTGCGGCATGACCGTAAATCGCGCCACCGCGCGCCACATGGCCAAGCACGCAGGCGAGCGGTTCTACTTCTGCTCGGGCCGGTGCAAGGAGAAGTTCGAGGCCGCGCCCGACGACTATCTCGGCGACCGGCCTGCCTCTGAGCCGATGCCCGAAGGGACGCTCTACACCTGTCCGATGGACCCCGAGATCGTGCAGGAGGGTCCGGGCGACTGCCCGATCTGTGGCATGGCGCTCGAGCCGATGATGCCCTCGGCGGATGCCGGTCCGAACCCGGAACTGATCGACTTCCGCCGCCGACTGTGGATCGGCGCGCCACTCGCGCTCGCCGTTCTGGTGCTGGAGATGGGCGGGATGCTAGGCTTGCCTTGGGCGGACTGGTTCGGCGGCACGGCCGTGCGATGGTTGCAGTTCCTGCTCGCCACGCCAGTGGTCGTCTGGGTGGGGCAGCCTTTCTTCAAGCGCGGCTGGTCTTCCATCGTGACGGGCAATCTAAACATGTGGACGCTGATCGCCATCGGAACCGGTGCGGCCTATGGCTTCAGCCTGGTCTCGCTACTTTTGCCAGGGATCTTCCCCGCAGCGCTGCAGGACCATCACGGCCCGCCGCTCTACTTCGAAGCAGCCGCGGTGATCCTGATCCTCGTCCTCGTCGGCCAGGTCATGGAGCTGACCGCACGAGACCGCACCGGGGATGCGATCCGGGCTCTGATGGACCTCGCACCGAAGACCGCTCGGCGGGTGACGGACGCCGGCGAAGAGGACGTGCCGCTGGATGCGGTGAAGGCCGGAGACAGGTTGCGCGTGCGACCGGGCGAGTCCGTGCCGGTTGACGGCACTGTCGCAGACGGACGCTCGTCGGTTGATGAAAGCATGATCACCGGCGAACCCGTCCCGGTCGAGAAGACCGAAGGGGATGCAGTGACCGGTGGCACCCTCAATAAGACCGGCTCTTTCGTCATGACGGCCGAGGCAGTCGGGAGCGACACGTTGCTGAGCCGGATCGTCGCGATGGTTGCACAGGCGCAGCGGTCGCGCGCGCCAATCCAGGCCTTGGCGGACCAGGTTGCCGGGTACTTCGTGCCGGCGGTGATCGGCATCGCCATTCTGGCCTTCATCCTGTGGCTGGCTTTCGGGCCGTCTCCGGCGCTCGGCTACGCGGTCGTCGCGGCGGTCAGCGTGCTCATCATCGCGTGCCCCTGCGCGCTCGGCCTCGCCACGCCCATGTCGATCATGGTGGCGACGGGGCGTGGCGCGCAGGCAGGCGTTTTGATCCGGGACGCCGAGGCGCTCGAGCGTTTTGCAAAGGTGGATGTTCTCGTCGTCGACAAAACCGGAACGCTGACCGAAGGCCGACCGAGTCTGACGGACGTAATTGCACTCGGCGACCATGACGAGACCCGCGTCCTTGCCCTTGCGGCGGCGCTGGAGCGGGGTTCGGAACATCCGCTGGCGGAGGCGATCCTGGCGGGCGCCGAAGAGCGGGGTGCCCCACACCTTGAAGCGACCGATTTCGATGCCGTGACCGGCAAGGGCGTGCGCGGCAGTGTGGACGGCGCCACGGTCGCGCTCGGCAATGCCCGATTGATGGATGATTTTGGGATCGACCTTGCAGAGGTCGAGTCCCGCATCGCAGGGCTGCAGAACGACGGGAAGACGGCGATGCTGCTGGGTGTCGACGGGCAACTTGCCGGGATCGTGGCGGTCGCCGACCGGATCAAGGAGACAACCGCCGGCGCCATCCGCGACCTTCACAAGGCGGGCCTGCGTATCGTCATGGCCACGGGCGACAGTCAGCGAACCGCCGAGGCGGTCGCGCGAGAGCTGGGCATCGACGAGGTGCGCGCGGGCGTTTCGCCGGAGGACAAGGCGGCGCTTATCGAAGAGTTGAAGGGCAACGGCCTGTCCGTTGCGATGGCGGGCGACGGGGTGAATGACGCCCCCGCGCTCGCCGCGGCGGACGTGGGCATCGCCATGGGCACCGGCGCGGATGTCGCGGTCGAAAGCGCGGGCGTGACGCTGGTCAAGGGCGACC